The following are encoded together in the Marmota flaviventris isolate mMarFla1 chromosome 18, mMarFla1.hap1, whole genome shotgun sequence genome:
- the Cnfn gene encoding cornifelin — translation MSYPVTSQPQCASSCYQSQLSDWHTGLTDCCNDMPVCLCGTFAPLCLACRISDDFGECCCAPYLPGGLHSIRTGMRERYRIQGSVGHDWAALTFCLPCALCQMARELKIRE, via the exons ATGTCCTACCCGGTGACCAGTCAGCCCCAGTGCGCCAGCAGCTGCTATCAGTCCCAGCTCAGTGACTGGCACACGGGTCTCACGGACTGTTGCAATGACATGCCCGTCT GTTTGTGTGGCACTTTCGCCCCGCTGTGCCTCGCCTGCCGCATCTCCGACGACTTCGGCGAGTGCTGCTGCGCTCCGTACCTGCCCGGCGGCCTGCACTCCATCCGCACAGGCATGCGCGAGCGCTACCGCATCCAG GGTTCCGTCGGGCACGATTGGGCGGCCCTCACTTTCTGTCTGCCCTGCGCCCTCTGCCAGATGGCGCGGGAACTGAAGATTCGAGAGTAA